From the genome of Blautia pseudococcoides, one region includes:
- a CDS encoding MBL fold metallo-hydrolase, with amino-acid sequence MKNLNLRGIVVGPVMTNCYFLKNTQSGEILVVDPAAEADRICRTIDRIEGKPAGILLTHGHYDHIMAAGELQKKWQVPVYAARAEEEMLTDPQLNLSASWEGVGYTVKADRFLEDGETFLLAGFQIKMYLTPGHTEGSCCYYLEDEGVLMSGDTIFCENCGRCDLPGGNFAKMQESLKKIINHLPEDVKIYPGHGEETSIHHERSYNPYL; translated from the coding sequence ATGAAGAATCTGAATCTGAGAGGAATCGTGGTTGGCCCGGTCATGACCAACTGCTATTTCCTGAAAAATACACAGAGCGGGGAAATCCTGGTGGTTGACCCCGCCGCTGAGGCGGACCGTATCTGCCGTACCATAGACAGGATAGAGGGAAAACCGGCAGGGATACTTCTGACACACGGGCATTATGATCATATTATGGCAGCAGGTGAGCTGCAGAAGAAGTGGCAGGTGCCCGTCTATGCGGCCAGAGCGGAGGAAGAGATGCTCACAGACCCGCAGCTGAACCTGTCAGCCTCCTGGGAGGGAGTCGGTTATACGGTGAAAGCCGACCGTTTCCTGGAGGACGGGGAGACCTTTTTACTTGCAGGCTTTCAGATCAAAATGTATCTGACTCCGGGACATACGGAAGGCTCCTGCTGCTATTATCTGGAGGACGAGGGTGTGCTCATGAGCGGGGACACCATTTTCTGTGAAAACTGCGGCAGATGTGACCTGCCCGGAGGCAATTTTGCAAAAATGCAGGAGAGTCTGAAGAAAATCATCAACCATTTACCCGAGGATGTGAAGATTTATCCCGGACACGGGGAAGAGACCAGCATCCATCATGAGCGATCATATAATCCCTATCTATAA
- a CDS encoding protein translocase subunit SecDF translates to MKKSRGILVLVLTVLITGFLVFTSAVGLGPTGTGAAKHIKTGLDLAGGVSITYEASKENPTDDEMADTIYKLQKRVEQYSSEAQVYKEGTNRINVEIPGVTDANKVLEELGKPGSLYFIAHKGSDGSENYTFNGSEYVLNKTIEELQEDGSIVLTGTEVKTAKASMIENDLKNKENVVDLTLTEEGTTKFAEATKAAYEDSHDSIGIYYDGKFVSVPNVNAEIKDGNAQISGMKDSAEAENLASTIRIGGLKLELSELRSNVVAAQLGEEAIASSLKAAGIGLALVILFMIFVYRIPGLVSGIALIIYTCLDLIFLNAFDLTLTLPGIAGIILSIGMAVDANVIIYARMQEEIALGRNVRTAIQNGFQKAFSAIFDGNITTLIAAFVLNWLGSGTVKGFAQTLALGIVLSMFTALVVSRFIAYAMYAVGIRDEKFYGRKKERQPIRFLQKKRIFFAVSIILVLCAPIAMGVFKSSTGDALKYSLEFKGGTSTNVTFNDNMDIKEIDAKVVPVVEEVTGDNNVQATKVVGTNQVIIKTITLDVQTREELNQALVDEFDVDKDLIATESISSTVSSEMRADAVKAVVIATVLMLLYIWFRFKDIRFASSAVVALLHDVLVVLAFYAVARVSVGNTFIACMLTIVGYSINATIVIFDRIRENLAVAKKKSDLEELVNNSITQTLTRSIYTSLTTFIMVFLLFVLGVSSVREFALPLMVGIVCGGYSSVCITGALWYVMKTKIKKKFA, encoded by the coding sequence ATGAAGAAAAGCAGAGGTATCCTCGTACTTGTGCTGACGGTTCTGATTACCGGTTTTCTGGTATTCACCTCCGCAGTGGGACTTGGTCCCACCGGAACAGGTGCCGCCAAACACATTAAGACCGGACTTGATCTGGCAGGCGGTGTCAGCATAACATACGAGGCATCAAAAGAGAATCCAACAGACGATGAGATGGCAGATACCATCTACAAATTACAGAAACGTGTGGAGCAGTACAGCTCTGAAGCCCAGGTATACAAAGAGGGTACAAACAGGATCAACGTGGAAATCCCGGGAGTGACAGATGCCAACAAGGTTCTGGAAGAGCTGGGAAAACCCGGTTCCCTGTATTTTATTGCCCATAAAGGTTCTGACGGTTCTGAGAACTACACCTTCAACGGCTCTGAGTATGTTCTGAATAAAACCATTGAAGAACTGCAGGAGGATGGTTCCATTGTTCTGACAGGTACTGAGGTAAAGACGGCGAAAGCCTCCATGATCGAAAATGATCTGAAGAACAAAGAGAATGTGGTGGACTTGACTCTGACAGAGGAAGGTACTACAAAGTTCGCAGAGGCAACAAAAGCTGCATATGAGGACAGCCATGACAGCATTGGTATTTACTATGACGGCAAGTTCGTCAGTGTGCCGAATGTAAACGCTGAGATCAAGGACGGCAACGCCCAGATTTCCGGTATGAAGGACTCCGCTGAGGCGGAAAACCTGGCTTCCACCATCCGTATCGGTGGTCTGAAGCTGGAACTGAGCGAACTGCGTTCCAACGTAGTTGCTGCCCAGTTAGGTGAGGAAGCGATAGCAAGCAGCTTAAAAGCAGCAGGGATCGGCCTTGCCCTGGTTATCCTTTTCATGATATTTGTATACAGAATTCCAGGACTTGTATCCGGTATTGCGCTGATCATTTATACATGTCTGGATTTGATATTCCTGAATGCTTTTGACCTGACCCTGACATTGCCGGGTATTGCAGGTATTATCTTGTCTATCGGTATGGCTGTGGACGCAAACGTCATCATCTATGCCCGTATGCAGGAGGAGATCGCACTTGGCAGAAATGTTCGGACTGCTATCCAGAATGGTTTCCAGAAAGCGTTCTCTGCCATCTTTGACGGCAATATTACAACATTGATCGCAGCGTTTGTATTGAACTGGCTGGGTTCCGGTACTGTAAAAGGCTTTGCCCAGACGCTGGCACTTGGTATTGTTCTGTCCATGTTCACTGCGTTAGTGGTTTCCCGTTTTATTGCCTACGCTATGTATGCAGTGGGAATCCGCGATGAAAAGTTCTATGGCAGAAAGAAAGAGAGACAGCCGATCCGTTTTCTGCAGAAGAAAAGAATCTTCTTCGCAGTTTCCATCATCCTGGTTCTCTGCGCACCCATTGCTATGGGCGTGTTCAAATCCAGCACAGGGGATGCACTGAAATACAGCCTGGAATTTAAAGGCGGTACATCTACCAACGTGACCTTTAATGACAATATGGACATTAAGGAGATTGATGCCAAAGTGGTTCCCGTCGTGGAAGAGGTTACAGGGGACAACAATGTACAGGCCACTAAAGTGGTGGGTACCAATCAGGTCATCATTAAGACCATTACTCTGGATGTGCAGACAAGAGAGGAACTCAACCAGGCTCTGGTGGATGAGTTTGATGTGGATAAAGATTTGATCGCAACCGAGAGTATTTCCTCCACAGTCAGCAGCGAGATGCGGGCCGACGCGGTGAAAGCAGTGGTGATCGCTACAGTCCTTATGCTGCTTTACATCTGGTTCCGTTTCAAAGATATCCGGTTTGCCAGCAGCGCAGTTGTGGCACTGCTGCACGATGTGCTGGTAGTTCTGGCTTTCTATGCAGTAGCCAGAGTATCTGTGGGCAACACATTTATTGCTTGTATGCTTACGATCGTGGGTTATTCCATCAATGCGACCATCGTTATCTTTGACCGTATTCGTGAGAACCTGGCAGTGGCCAAAAAGAAATCGGATTTGGAGGAGCTGGTCAACAACAGTATCACCCAGACTCTGACAAGAAGTATCTATACTTCACTGACTACCTTTATCATGGTATTCCTGCTGTTCGTGCTGGGAGTTTCCTCTGTAAGGGAATTTGCCCTGCCTCTGATGGTTGGTATTGTGTGCGGCGGATATTCTTCCGTGTGCATCACAGGTGCCCTGTGGTATGTTATGAAAACAAAAATCAAAAAGAAATTCGCGTAA
- the hemZ gene encoding coproporphyrinogen dehydrogenase HemZ gives MIGISFNKREFEYDAYTLVKAFYPQEEVENFYAEETQEEKAYELLVRIAYGEEETHLSLERDGEIIFGEAARFEKGQDRKERKNILKQILYRGLTQETGITLPWGNLTGIRPTKIAMGLIESGMSNAEAADYMRRTYFTGNAKTALAITIANRERDLLKNIDYQNGYSLYVGIPFCPSICLYCSFSSSPIERWRDKVDEYLDALCRELTYMGDTMKVRTLDTIYIGGGTPTTLEPEQMERLLSHIEACFPVEQVKEYTVEAGRPDSITREKLMVIKRHPVTRISVNPQTMNQKTLDLIGRRHTVEDTKHAFALARECGFDNINMDLIVGLPGECAEDVRHTLEEVKALDPDSLTVHSLAVKRATRLHLFREQYEEMTFENNQEIMDMCMDYARQCGMGPYYLYRQKNMSGNLENVGYAKPGKAGIYNILIMEEKQSILAAGAGASTKFVFQNGERIERAENVKDVTNYITRIEEMTDRKRIGLETYLNIKSGDGGNGKYAEASD, from the coding sequence ATGATTGGCATTTCATTTAATAAAAGAGAGTTTGAATATGATGCCTACACTCTGGTCAAGGCCTTTTATCCCCAGGAAGAAGTGGAAAACTTTTATGCGGAAGAGACGCAGGAAGAGAAAGCTTATGAACTGCTGGTGAGAATCGCCTACGGGGAGGAAGAGACGCACCTCTCCCTGGAGAGGGATGGAGAAATTATATTCGGAGAAGCGGCCCGCTTTGAAAAAGGGCAGGACAGAAAAGAAAGAAAGAACATACTGAAACAGATTTTGTACAGAGGCCTCACACAGGAGACAGGGATCACCCTTCCCTGGGGGAACCTGACCGGAATCCGGCCTACCAAGATCGCCATGGGACTTATTGAGTCGGGAATGAGCAATGCGGAGGCTGCAGACTATATGCGCCGTACTTATTTTACCGGCAACGCAAAGACGGCACTGGCAATAACCATTGCCAACCGGGAGCGGGATTTATTAAAAAATATTGATTATCAGAACGGATACAGCCTGTACGTGGGAATACCCTTCTGCCCAAGTATCTGTCTTTACTGTTCTTTCAGTTCATCCCCCATAGAGAGATGGCGGGATAAAGTGGATGAATACCTGGATGCGCTCTGCAGGGAGCTGACTTATATGGGAGATACCATGAAAGTGCGCACCCTTGACACCATATATATCGGCGGTGGGACTCCCACCACTTTGGAACCAGAGCAGATGGAACGGCTGCTGTCACATATTGAAGCATGCTTTCCGGTGGAACAGGTGAAGGAATACACAGTAGAAGCGGGAAGGCCGGACAGCATCACCAGGGAGAAACTCATGGTGATCAAAAGGCATCCGGTGACAAGGATTTCCGTAAATCCCCAGACTATGAACCAGAAGACACTGGATTTGATCGGACGCAGACATACGGTGGAGGACACAAAGCACGCCTTTGCCCTTGCCAGGGAGTGCGGATTTGACAATATCAATATGGATCTGATCGTAGGCCTGCCCGGGGAGTGTGCGGAGGATGTAAGACACACCCTGGAGGAAGTAAAGGCTCTGGACCCGGACAGTCTGACGGTACATTCCCTGGCTGTCAAGAGGGCCACCAGGCTTCATCTGTTCCGGGAACAGTATGAAGAGATGACCTTTGAAAACAATCAGGAGATCATGGACATGTGCATGGACTACGCACGGCAGTGCGGCATGGGGCCATATTATTTGTACAGGCAGAAGAATATGTCAGGCAATCTGGAGAATGTGGGATATGCCAAACCGGGCAAAGCGGGTATCTATAACATTCTGATCATGGAAGAGAAGCAGTCCATTCTGGCGGCGGGAGCGGGAGCTTCCACCAAGTTTGTTTTCCAAAACGGGGAGCGGATAGAACGGGCTGAAAACGTAAAAGATGTGACAAATTATATTACAAGGATCGAAGAGATGACAGACCGAAAACGGATTGGGCTGGAAACGTATCTGAATATAAAGAGCGGGGATGGCGGGAATGGCAAATACGCAGAAGCATCTGATTAG
- the scfB gene encoding thioether cross-link-forming SCIFF peptide maturase, producing the protein MIHRYKNNGYNIVLDVNSGSVHVVDEIVYDMVGLLDEGNSEEEILAALKDKYQEGDIRTALEECAELKKEQMLFTEDVYEKAIDSFKDRPTVVKALCLHIAHDCNLACRYCFAEEGEYHGRRAMMTYEVGKQALDFLIANSGNRKNLEVDFFGGEPLMNWKVVKDLVAYGRSQEKIHNKRFRFTLTTNGVLLNDEMMEFANKEMDNVVLSIDGRREVHDFMRPFRKGAGSYDLVVPKFQKFADSRGQKKYYARGTFTRHNLDFSQDVLHLADLGFEQISVEPVVADEKEEYALKWEDVPKICEEYDKLAKEIIKREKEGRGFHFFHFMIDLTGGPCVYKRLSGCGSGTEYLAVTPWGDLYPCHQFVGEEKFLMGNVWDGVQKPEIRDAFKECNVYAKEKCLKCFARFYCSGGCAANAYNFHGSINEVYDLGCELQRKRVECAIMIKAALT; encoded by the coding sequence GTGATTCATCGTTATAAAAATAATGGCTACAATATTGTTCTCGATGTGAACAGCGGTTCCGTACATGTGGTGGATGAGATCGTCTACGATATGGTTGGACTGCTCGATGAAGGGAATAGTGAGGAGGAGATCCTGGCTGCCCTGAAAGACAAGTATCAGGAGGGGGATATCAGGACCGCTCTTGAGGAATGCGCAGAACTGAAAAAAGAACAAATGCTGTTCACAGAGGATGTGTACGAGAAAGCGATCGACAGCTTTAAGGACAGGCCCACTGTGGTGAAGGCCCTCTGCCTGCACATTGCCCATGACTGTAACCTGGCCTGCCGCTACTGTTTCGCGGAGGAAGGGGAGTATCATGGACGCAGAGCCATGATGACTTATGAAGTGGGAAAACAGGCGTTGGATTTCCTGATCGCCAATTCCGGCAACAGAAAGAATCTGGAAGTGGATTTCTTCGGCGGGGAACCGCTTATGAACTGGAAGGTAGTCAAAGACCTTGTGGCCTATGGGCGCTCCCAGGAAAAAATACATAACAAGCGTTTCCGCTTCACACTGACCACAAACGGTGTCCTGCTCAATGATGAGATGATGGAATTTGCCAACAAAGAAATGGACAATGTGGTACTCAGCATTGACGGCCGCAGGGAAGTCCATGATTTTATGCGTCCCTTTAGGAAAGGGGCGGGCAGTTATGACCTAGTCGTGCCAAAATTTCAGAAATTTGCGGACAGCAGAGGCCAGAAAAAGTACTATGCCAGAGGAACCTTCACACGTCATAATCTGGATTTTTCCCAGGATGTGCTCCATCTGGCAGACCTGGGATTTGAGCAGATTTCCGTGGAGCCTGTAGTGGCGGACGAAAAGGAAGAGTACGCCCTGAAGTGGGAAGATGTTCCGAAAATCTGTGAGGAGTATGACAAGCTGGCAAAAGAGATCATCAAGAGGGAAAAAGAGGGAAGAGGCTTTCATTTTTTCCACTTTATGATAGACCTGACGGGAGGTCCCTGTGTATACAAAAGGCTTTCCGGCTGCGGTTCCGGAACAGAGTATCTGGCCGTGACACCCTGGGGAGATCTGTATCCCTGCCACCAGTTTGTAGGTGAGGAGAAATTCCTTATGGGCAATGTTTGGGACGGTGTACAGAAACCGGAAATCCGTGATGCGTTCAAAGAGTGTAATGTATATGCAAAGGAAAAATGCCTGAAGTGTTTCGCCAGATTTTACTGCAGCGGCGGATGCGCGGCAAACGCCTATAATTTCCACGGCTCCATCAATGAGGTCTACGACCTTGGCTGTGAGCTGCAGCGCAAGAGAGTGGAGTGTGCCATTATGATAAAAGCCGCTTTGACATGA
- the recJ gene encoding single-stranded-DNA-specific exonuclease RecJ, protein MEKWVISAKKADFYEISRKFGVDPVIARLIRNRDQITDKEIDRYLHGKMSGLHSWKLLKGMDAALAILEQKTREGKKIRIIGDYDIDGVCSTYILLTGLRHAGACVDVDIPDRMKDGYGVSKELIDLAYEAGTDTIVTCDNGISAIEQIAYAKNLGMTVVVTDHHEIPYEEQEDGSLRTFVPDADAIVNPKQQDCPYPYKGICGAMVAYKVICGLYERMGFPASDMEELIEFAAIATVGDVMDLQDENRIIVKEGLKRIMRTQNPGLKALIHVNHLEDKPLTAYHIGFVIGPCMNASGRLSTAKRALKLLLCRDREEAAALAEDLKALNDSRKDMTAKGVEEAVQMVENTSLKEDRVLVIYLADCHESLAGIIAGRIRELYSKPVFVLTRAEEGVKGSGRSIESYHMFRELTRCRELLTKFGGHPMAAGLSLPEENVDPFRRMLNENCTLTEEEMAEKVLIDVPMPISYVNMPLIRQLSLLEPFGKGNTKPLFAQKNVRVENCRVFGKNRNVVKMDLFDENGCQAQGVWFGDGDAFAEKIKEKPRWSVAYYPSINAYNGRESIEIIIQNFI, encoded by the coding sequence ATGGAAAAGTGGGTGATCTCCGCTAAGAAAGCGGATTTTTATGAAATCAGCCGGAAATTCGGTGTGGACCCGGTTATTGCAAGGCTTATCAGAAACAGAGACCAGATCACGGACAAGGAGATTGACCGGTATCTCCACGGAAAGATGTCAGGCCTTCATTCCTGGAAGCTTTTAAAAGGAATGGATGCTGCCCTTGCTATTCTTGAACAGAAAACCAGGGAAGGGAAAAAAATCAGAATAATCGGTGATTATGACATTGACGGTGTCTGCTCCACCTATATTCTGCTGACAGGACTTCGCCATGCAGGCGCCTGCGTGGATGTTGATATACCGGACAGGATGAAAGACGGGTATGGGGTCAGCAAAGAGCTTATTGATCTGGCTTATGAGGCCGGGACAGATACCATTGTTACCTGTGACAACGGTATCAGCGCCATAGAGCAGATCGCTTATGCCAAAAACCTTGGCATGACTGTGGTGGTCACAGACCATCACGAAATCCCATACGAGGAGCAGGAAGACGGAAGCCTGCGGACGTTTGTGCCTGACGCGGACGCCATTGTGAATCCAAAACAGCAGGATTGTCCCTACCCTTATAAGGGAATCTGCGGGGCTATGGTGGCCTATAAAGTCATCTGCGGGCTTTATGAGCGCATGGGTTTTCCTGCTTCTGATATGGAGGAGCTAATAGAATTTGCCGCCATCGCCACCGTGGGAGACGTGATGGATCTGCAGGATGAGAACCGGATCATAGTAAAAGAAGGGCTGAAAAGGATCATGCGCACACAGAATCCCGGATTAAAAGCCCTGATCCATGTAAACCACCTGGAAGATAAGCCCCTCACGGCATATCACATTGGATTTGTTATTGGTCCCTGTATGAATGCCAGCGGGCGCCTGAGCACTGCCAAGAGAGCGCTGAAGCTGCTTTTGTGCCGGGACCGGGAGGAAGCAGCAGCACTTGCGGAAGATTTGAAAGCACTTAATGACAGCAGAAAAGATATGACAGCTAAAGGCGTGGAGGAAGCGGTACAGATGGTGGAAAATACATCCCTTAAAGAGGACAGGGTACTGGTTATCTATCTTGCGGACTGTCATGAAAGTCTGGCGGGAATTATTGCAGGCCGTATCCGGGAACTCTACAGCAAGCCGGTGTTTGTGCTCACAAGAGCGGAGGAGGGGGTCAAGGGCTCAGGCCGTTCCATTGAGAGTTACCATATGTTTCGGGAACTGACCAGGTGCAGGGAACTGCTGACCAAGTTCGGCGGTCATCCCATGGCTGCCGGTTTATCCCTGCCGGAGGAAAATGTGGATCCTTTCAGGCGGATGCTCAATGAGAACTGCACACTTACAGAGGAGGAAATGGCTGAAAAAGTGCTGATTGATGTGCCTATGCCCATCTCCTATGTGAATATGCCCCTCATACGCCAGCTTTCCCTTTTAGAACCATTTGGAAAGGGAAATACAAAGCCTTTGTTTGCCCAGAAAAATGTCCGTGTTGAAAACTGCCGGGTCTTTGGAAAAAACCGCAACGTGGTGAAAATGGATCTCTTTGATGAAAACGGATGCCAGGCTCAGGGTGTCTGGTTTGGGGACGGGGATGCCTTTGCTGAAAAGATAAAGGAGAAGCCAAGGTGGTCCGTTGCGTATTATCCCTCCATAAACGCCTACAACGGCAGGGAGAGCATAGAAATCATCATACAGAATTTTATTTGA
- a CDS encoding RelA/SpoT family protein: MEKSKEAALQDDEIAKIKKADASVKTMEDFTSPSVLYEELISSVRKYHPSTDISMIEKAYRIARDAHEGQVRKSGEPYIIHPLCVGIILADLELDKETIVAGLLHDVVEDTVMTTEEITQEFGAEVALLVDGVTKLGQLNYSADKVEVQAENLRKMFLAMAKDIRVILIKLADRLHNMRTLKYMPPHKQKEKARETMDIYAPIAQRLGISKVKIELDDLSLKYLEPEVYYDLVEKINLRKSEREAFVSGIVNGVREQIEYAGIHAQIDGRVKHFFSIYKKMVNQDKTLDQIYDLFAVRIIVDTVKDCYASLGIIHEMYKPIPGRFKDYIAMPKPNMYQSLHTTLIGPNGQPFEIQIRTFEMHRTAEYGIAAHWKYKEASGSSKASVTQQEEEKMSWLRQILEWQRDMSDNKEFLSLLKSDLDLFSESVYCFTPAGDVKTLPNGSTPIDFAYNVHSAVGNKMVGARVNGKLVPIDYVIKNGDRIEIITSQNSKGPSRDWLKVVKSTQAKNKINQWFKQELKEDNILKGKDMLAQYAKLKGIGLGNLTKPKYLESVMKKYGFRDWDSVLAAVGHGGLKEGQVINKLLEIYTKEHKSELTDEKVLEAAEETKDKLHIRKSKSGIVVKGIHDVSVRFSRCCNPIPGDEIVGYVTRGRGVTIHRTDCINIINMSLEDRERLIDAEWQSESVGDGEQYTAEINVYANNRTGLLVDISKIFTERKIDITSMNTRTSKQGRATINIAFDIKSKEELGSLVEKIRQVESVLDIGRTTG; the protein is encoded by the coding sequence ATGGAGAAAAGTAAAGAGGCAGCGCTTCAGGATGATGAAATAGCGAAAATTAAAAAGGCTGATGCAAGTGTGAAGACCATGGAAGATTTTACAAGCCCTTCTGTTCTGTATGAAGAGCTTATTTCCAGTGTCCGAAAGTACCATCCCTCCACCGATATATCTATGATCGAGAAGGCTTACCGGATTGCCAGAGATGCCCACGAAGGGCAGGTGCGCAAGTCCGGCGAGCCTTATATCATTCATCCCCTCTGTGTGGGCATTATCCTGGCGGATCTGGAGCTTGACAAGGAGACTATTGTGGCAGGCCTGCTGCACGATGTGGTGGAAGACACAGTCATGACTACAGAGGAGATCACCCAGGAATTCGGCGCGGAGGTGGCCCTGTTAGTGGACGGTGTTACAAAGCTGGGACAGTTGAATTATTCCGCAGACAAAGTGGAAGTACAGGCAGAGAATCTGAGAAAGATGTTCCTTGCCATGGCAAAGGATATCCGGGTGATCCTGATAAAACTGGCTGACCGGCTTCACAATATGAGAACGCTGAAATATATGCCGCCCCACAAACAGAAGGAAAAGGCCAGGGAGACCATGGATATCTATGCTCCCATTGCCCAGCGGCTTGGTATTTCCAAAGTAAAAATAGAACTGGACGATTTGTCCTTAAAATACCTGGAACCTGAAGTGTATTACGATCTGGTGGAGAAAATCAACCTGCGGAAAAGCGAGCGGGAAGCTTTTGTCAGCGGAATCGTGAACGGCGTCAGGGAACAGATTGAATATGCGGGTATTCACGCACAGATCGACGGGCGTGTCAAACACTTTTTCAGTATTTACAAGAAGATGGTCAATCAGGATAAGACCCTGGATCAGATTTACGACTTGTTTGCAGTCCGCATTATTGTGGATACAGTGAAGGACTGCTATGCGTCCCTGGGAATCATCCATGAGATGTATAAGCCCATACCGGGACGGTTCAAAGACTATATCGCCATGCCAAAACCCAATATGTACCAGTCACTGCACACTACTTTGATCGGACCGAACGGACAGCCTTTTGAAATACAGATCCGTACGTTTGAGATGCACCGTACAGCGGAATACGGTATTGCTGCCCACTGGAAATACAAAGAGGCATCAGGCAGCAGCAAGGCCAGTGTGACCCAGCAGGAAGAGGAAAAAATGAGCTGGCTGCGCCAGATCCTGGAGTGGCAGCGGGACATGTCCGACAACAAGGAGTTTTTAAGTCTTTTAAAAAGCGATCTGGATTTGTTTTCCGAAAGTGTTTACTGCTTTACCCCGGCGGGTGATGTGAAGACACTTCCAAACGGCTCCACCCCCATTGATTTTGCCTATAATGTACATAGTGCGGTAGGTAACAAAATGGTGGGAGCCAGAGTGAACGGAAAGCTGGTTCCCATTGACTATGTGATCAAGAACGGGGACCGGATTGAGATCATCACCTCACAGAACTCCAAGGGACCAAGCCGTGACTGGCTGAAGGTGGTTAAGAGCACCCAGGCCAAGAACAAGATAAACCAGTGGTTTAAGCAGGAGTTAAAAGAAGACAACATTTTAAAGGGCAAAGATATGCTGGCCCAGTATGCAAAGTTAAAAGGCATAGGACTGGGAAATCTGACAAAACCAAAATATCTGGAATCTGTTATGAAAAAATACGGATTCCGGGACTGGGATTCTGTATTGGCAGCCGTGGGACACGGCGGTCTGAAAGAAGGCCAGGTCATTAATAAGCTCCTGGAAATCTACACCAAGGAGCACAAGAGCGAACTGACAGACGAGAAGGTGCTGGAAGCTGCGGAGGAGACAAAGGATAAGCTCCATATCCGCAAGAGCAAGAGCGGTATTGTGGTGAAGGGAATCCACGATGTATCCGTGAGGTTTTCCAGGTGCTGCAACCCCATTCCCGGAGACGAGATCGTGGGATATGTGACAAGGGGACGGGGGGTGACCATCCACCGTACCGACTGTATCAATATTATCAATATGTCCCTGGAAGACAGGGAGCGCCTGATCGATGCGGAGTGGCAGTCAGAAAGCGTGGGGGACGGGGAGCAGTACACAGCGGAGATCAATGTGTACGCCAATAACCGCACCGGGCTTCTGGTTGACATTTCCAAGATATTCACGGAGAGGAAAATTGATATCACATCCATGAATACAAGGACCAGCAAACAGGGACGTGCCACCATAAATATTGCCTTTGATATTAAGAGCAAGGAAGAGCTGGGCAGCCTGGTGGAAAAAATCAGACAGGTAGAGAGCGTTCTGGATATCGGGCGTACTACCGGCTAA
- a CDS encoding adenine phosphoribosyltransferase, whose translation MKKIEEYVRSIPDFPEPGIIFRDVTSILQDADGFALAVDSMQALLDGVEVDVIAGAESRGFIFGAPIAYNLHKPFVLIRKKGKLPCETIESSYDLEYGSATIEMHKDAVTPGQKVVLVDDLIATGGTIEATARMVEELGGKVVKIITLMELEGLNGRKRLKDYDVASVICYEGK comes from the coding sequence ATGAAGAAGATTGAGGAATATGTGCGCAGTATCCCGGATTTTCCTGAACCGGGAATCATTTTCAGAGATGTGACAAGCATATTACAGGATGCAGATGGATTTGCACTGGCTGTGGATTCCATGCAGGCCCTTTTGGACGGCGTGGAGGTAGATGTGATCGCCGGAGCAGAGTCCAGGGGCTTTATATTCGGGGCGCCTATTGCCTACAACTTACATAAGCCCTTTGTACTGATACGAAAGAAAGGGAAACTGCCCTGCGAGACTATAGAGAGCAGCTATGATTTGGAATACGGCAGTGCAACCATCGAGATGCACAAGGACGCTGTCACACCGGGCCAGAAGGTGGTACTGGTGGATGACCTGATCGCCACAGGCGGAACCATTGAAGCCACAGCCAGGATGGTGGAGGAGCTTGGAGGCAAAGTGGTGAAAATTATCACCCTTATGGAGCTGGAAGGTCTGAACGGCAGAAAACGTCTCAAAGATTATGATGTGGCTTCCGTTATATGTTATGAAGGTAAATAG
- the scfA gene encoding six-cysteine ranthipeptide SCIFF, with protein sequence MEHIKTLNTKNLQNTVKKGGCGECQTSCQSACKTSCTVGNQSCENK encoded by the coding sequence ATGGAACATATCAAAACATTAAATACAAAAAACTTACAGAATACAGTAAAAAAAGGCGGATGCGGTGAATGCCAGACATCTTGTCAGTCAGCCTGTAAAACATCCTGTACAGTAGGGAATCAGAGCTGCGAGAATAAATAA